Genomic window (Molothrus aeneus isolate 106 chromosome 29, BPBGC_Maene_1.0, whole genome shotgun sequence):
CATCAGGAACAGAGGAGacacaaaaagcaaaatcatctggagctggagcatcaggagcagaggaaaaagaagcagaatCGTCAGGAACAGAAGCATCTGGAGATGGAACATGAAGagcaaaggaagcagaaaaagcagaaacatctgGAGATGGAGCAtcaggaggagaggaaacagaaaaagctgaaacatCAGGAGCAGAATCACCTGgaacagagaaagcagaaaaaactggaggagctggagcatctGGAACAGAATCATCTGGAAATGGAGCAtcaggagcagaggaagcagaaggagcagaatCACCTGGAacagaggaagcagaaaaagctggagctccaggagcagcagggtctggagcagaggcagcagaaaaagcagaatcaccTGGAGATGGAGCAtcaggagcagaggaagcagaaaaagctgaaacacCTGGAACAGCTGGAGCATCAGGagcaaaggaagcagaaaaagctggaacatctggaacagctggagcatcaggagaaaaggaagcagaaaaggctggaacagctggagcagaaccatctggagctggagcatcaggagaaaaggaagccaAAAAAGCAGAACCATCTGGAGATGGAGCatcaggagaaaaggaagcagaaaaagctgGAACATCTGGAGCAGAACCATCTGGAGCTGGAGCatcaggagaaaaggaagccaaaaaagcagaaacatcAGGAACAGAatctggagcaggagcagaggacgcagaaaaagctgaaacacCTGGAGCAGAATAATCTGGAAACAGAGCATCTGGAGCAGAGGAAACAGAAGGAGCAGAACCATCTggaacagaggaagaaaaaaaagctggaacATCAGGAGCAGAATAATCTGaaggagaggaagcagaaaaaactggagctgcaggagcaggagcatcttgaacagaggaaagagaaaaaactggAACATCAGGAGCAGAATCATCTGGAAATGGAGCATCAGgagcagaagaaagagaagaaacagaaacatctggagcagaagaagcagaaacaTCTGGAGCAGAATAATGTGGAGATAGAGCATCAGGAacaaaggaaacaggaaaagctggggctccaggagcaggagcatctTGAGCAGAAGAGGCTGAA
Coding sequences:
- the DUSP11 gene encoding RNA/RNP complex-1-interacting phosphatase; amino-acid sequence: MVGRGSCRVPERWTKYTPLGRRMPGTRFVAFKVPLKKCFEQNLLPEERFSPRDLIRKVQERKEELGLIIDLTYTTRYYSREELPSTMQYCKILTMGHEIPNRKTFLRFRDLVRRFLMANKDNDKLIGVHCTHGLNRTGYLVCRYLIEVEGMEPNAAIELFNTSRGHPMERSNYIQDLQRRAPSCELKDLGSDVRKESSAPAKAQEHPQPPLPRSTSSARQRQEEQKNLEQRKQKKQNHLEIEHQEQRRHKKQNHLELEHQEQRKKKQNRQEQKHLEMEHEEQRKQKKQKHLEMEHQEERKQKKLKHQEQNHLEQRKQKKLEELEHLEQNHLEMEHQEQRKQKEQNHLEQRKQKKLELQEQQGLEQRQQKKQNHLEMEHQEQRKQKKLKHLEQLEHQEQRKQKKLEHLEQLEHQEKRKQKRLEQLEQNHLELEHQEKRKPKKQNHLEMEHQEKRKQKKLEHLEQNHLELEHQEKRKPKKQKHQEQNLEQEQRTQKKLKHLEQNNLETEHLEQRKQKEQNHLEQRKKKKLEHQEQNNLKERKQKKLELQEQEHLEQRKEKKLEHQEQNHLEMEHQEQKKEKKQKHLEQKKQKHLEQNNVEIEHQEQRKQEKLGLQEQEHLEQKRLKRLERQEQRKQKKQKHLEQEKQDCLEQNHREMEHEEQRKQKKLDKRQKKQQNYLEHNDQEQEAVEPPCPVPPRNCWLSPPLKKKKKQHQELCPPQSPQPRRAQQDMS